A single region of the Changchengzhania lutea genome encodes:
- a CDS encoding NAD(P)H-dependent oxidoreductase, with amino-acid sequence MDTIKQLEWRYATKKFDPKKKLENNKLQVLKKAFNLTATSFGLQTIKMLVIKDEQLRETLVPHAFQQRQLLEASHLLVICIQEDIDTTDVVNYYKNIKSIRNTSDNILNPYKQQLVDMMENMTVSGQQQWSKNQAYIALGNLMTVCAIEHIDSCPMEGFLPNKFDELLHLKEKNLKSVLLLPVGYRHKDDIFADLEKVRKPIHEAVIEF; translated from the coding sequence ATGGATACCATAAAACAATTGGAATGGCGCTATGCCACCAAGAAATTTGACCCTAAAAAAAAGTTAGAAAATAATAAGTTACAAGTACTAAAAAAAGCCTTTAACCTCACAGCAACATCATTTGGTTTGCAAACCATTAAAATGTTGGTTATTAAAGACGAGCAGCTCAGAGAAACATTAGTGCCCCATGCATTTCAGCAGAGACAGTTGTTAGAGGCCTCGCATTTATTGGTTATTTGTATCCAAGAAGATATTGATACTACAGATGTAGTCAATTATTACAAAAATATCAAGTCCATTCGTAACACCTCAGATAATATTCTTAATCCCTATAAACAGCAACTCGTAGACATGATGGAAAACATGACGGTGAGCGGGCAACAACAATGGTCTAAAAACCAAGCCTACATTGCTCTCGGAAACTTAATGACGGTTTGTGCCATCGAGCACATAGATTCCTGCCCAATGGAAGGTTTTCTGCCAAATAAATTTGATGAGCTGCTCCATTTAAAAGAAAAAAATTTAAAATCCGTTCTACTCCTTCCGGTAGGATATCGTCATAAAGATGATATTTTTGCAGACCTCGAGAAAGTAAGAAAGCCAATTCACGAAGCCGTTATAGAATTCTAA
- a CDS encoding DegT/DnrJ/EryC1/StrS family aminotransferase, with protein sequence MPGFELFGDLERKEVHNVLDSGVLMRYGFDGMRNGHWKSKELETELQKAFQSKHVQLVSSGTAAVSVALAAAGVGAGDEVIMPTFTFVASFEAIMMLGAIPVLVDIDDTLTLNPEAVENAITPKTKAIMVVQMCGSMGHMGALQAICNNHKLLLVEDACQAIGGSYKGKPLGSIGDLGCFSFDFVKTITCGEGGAVITNNQEFYTNADHYSDHGHDHNGNDRGAETHPFLGYNFRISELHAAVGLAQVKRLPEFLDIQKRNYTILRNALSQILEVTFRTIPEGGEESYAFLNFFLPDLEIARQVSDEFKANGIDACFHYFDNNWHYIRKWDHLKDLKSLFPISTEVKQGLEYLQTKTFQKSDHYIGRNISCLIKLSWTEDEVKARALKMVEIIQNSI encoded by the coding sequence ATGCCAGGATTTGAATTATTTGGAGATTTAGAACGCAAGGAAGTACACAATGTTTTAGACAGTGGCGTGTTAATGCGCTACGGATTTGACGGTATGCGTAATGGCCACTGGAAGTCCAAGGAATTAGAAACAGAGTTGCAAAAAGCCTTTCAATCTAAACATGTCCAACTGGTGTCAAGCGGAACGGCAGCAGTCTCTGTAGCATTGGCCGCAGCGGGTGTTGGAGCAGGGGACGAGGTTATTATGCCAACCTTTACATTTGTGGCCAGCTTTGAAGCTATTATGATGCTTGGTGCTATCCCGGTTTTGGTAGATATAGATGACACGCTAACGCTAAACCCCGAAGCTGTCGAAAATGCTATAACGCCAAAAACGAAAGCCATCATGGTCGTCCAAATGTGCGGTAGTATGGGGCATATGGGTGCGCTTCAAGCCATCTGCAATAACCATAAGCTTCTTTTAGTTGAAGATGCATGTCAAGCGATTGGTGGTTCTTATAAAGGAAAGCCTTTAGGAAGTATTGGCGATTTGGGGTGTTTCTCGTTCGATTTTGTAAAAACCATTACCTGTGGGGAAGGTGGTGCAGTCATTACCAACAATCAAGAATTTTATACAAATGCAGATCACTATAGCGATCATGGTCATGACCATAATGGAAACGATAGAGGCGCAGAAACGCATCCGTTCTTAGGCTATAATTTTAGGATTTCAGAACTGCACGCAGCAGTGGGGTTGGCACAAGTAAAGCGTTTGCCCGAGTTTCTAGATATTCAGAAAAGGAATTATACCATATTACGCAATGCCTTGTCACAAATTCTAGAAGTCACCTTTAGAACCATACCAGAAGGTGGCGAGGAGAGCTATGCCTTTTTAAATTTCTTTTTACCAGATTTGGAAATAGCACGTCAAGTTTCTGATGAGTTTAAGGCTAACGGGATAGATGCTTGTTTTCATTATTTTGATAACAATTGGCACTATATCAGGAAATGGGATCATCTAAAAGATTTAAAATCGTTATTCCCAATTTCTACGGAAGTAAAGCAAGGTTTAGAGTACCTTCAAACTAAAACCTTCCAAAAGTCTGATCATTATATTGGCAGAAACATCTCTTGCCTAATAAAACTCTCTTGGACTGAAGATGAAGTGAAAGCTAGAGCGCTTAAAATGGTTGAAATTATCCAGAATTCCATTTAG
- a CDS encoding formylglycine-generating enzyme family protein, translating into MKINYYKTLRLVLICNLLFCALIIIGCKDSEKKAQTRTAIEIPEVPEAPNGMVWIPGGTFNQGAVPQDDTAMTHEKPAHAVRVDGFFMDMTEVTNAEFSKFVQATGYITTAEQGIIWEDMKQQLPLGTPKPHDSILQPGSLTFKKVKSAVPNLFDYSQWWHWSIGASWKHPQGDGSSIEGKDNYPVVHISFEDAEAYCIWAGRRLPTEAEWEYAARAGKYDAIYFWGNDDSLLSKMANTWEGEFPLNNTTMDGYERLAPVKSYPANGFGLFDMAGNVWEWTNDWYHVNYYKELSNMGSTVVNPQGAGEAYNPNNPYIQEKIIKGGSFLCSASYCASYRVSSKMGTDTKSSLEHLGFRTVATLDMLKKTK; encoded by the coding sequence ATGAAAATCAATTATTACAAAACTCTTAGACTGGTTTTGATTTGTAATCTTCTATTTTGCGCTTTAATAATTATAGGATGTAAAGATTCCGAAAAAAAAGCTCAAACTCGAACAGCAATTGAAATTCCAGAGGTTCCAGAAGCGCCTAATGGTATGGTCTGGATTCCTGGTGGCACTTTTAATCAAGGGGCGGTGCCACAAGATGATACTGCCATGACTCATGAAAAGCCCGCACATGCTGTTAGGGTAGATGGGTTTTTTATGGATATGACTGAAGTAACTAACGCAGAATTCTCAAAATTCGTTCAGGCTACTGGTTATATAACTACCGCGGAGCAAGGTATTATTTGGGAAGATATGAAACAACAACTACCACTTGGCACCCCGAAACCCCATGATTCTATTTTGCAACCAGGCTCTTTAACGTTTAAAAAAGTAAAAAGCGCTGTACCTAATTTGTTTGATTACTCCCAGTGGTGGCATTGGAGCATTGGTGCCAGTTGGAAACACCCTCAGGGTGACGGTAGTTCTATTGAAGGAAAGGATAATTACCCTGTTGTACATATCTCTTTTGAAGATGCTGAAGCTTATTGCATTTGGGCGGGTAGAAGACTACCTACAGAGGCAGAGTGGGAGTATGCCGCTAGAGCTGGAAAATATGATGCCATTTACTTTTGGGGGAATGATGATTCTTTGCTTTCAAAAATGGCAAACACCTGGGAAGGTGAATTCCCATTAAATAATACCACTATGGATGGATATGAAAGATTGGCACCCGTAAAATCGTATCCTGCCAATGGTTTCGGATTATTTGATATGGCCGGTAATGTTTGGGAATGGACCAACGATTGGTACCATGTCAACTATTATAAAGAACTTTCCAACATGGGATCTACAGTCGTAAACCCTCAAGGAGCAGGGGAAGCTTATAATCCTAATAATCCGTACATTCAAGAAAAGATTATAAAAGGCGGATCATTTTTATGCAGCGCCTCGTATTGTGCAAGTTATAGAGTTTCCTCAAAAATGGGTACGGATACAAAATCGTCTTTGGAGCATTTGGGCTTTAGAACCGTTGCGACTTTGGATATGCTAAAAAAGACTAAGTGA